The genomic interval gaggttttgaagattatgccgctgcagaagcagacccgtgctggtcagcgcaccaggttcaaggcgtttgttgctatcggggactacaatggccacgtcggcctgagtgttaagtgctccaaagaggtggccaccgccatccgtggggccatcatcctgaccaaactctccattgtcccggtgcgcagaggctactgggggaacaagatcggcaagccccacaccgtcccttgcaaggtgacaggccgctgtggctctgtgctggtgcgcctcatccctgcacccaggggcactggcatcgtctcagcgcctgtgcccaagaagctgctcatgatggctggtattgatgactgctacacctcagcccggggctgcactgccaccctgggcaacttcgccaaggccacctttgatgccatctctaagacctacagctacctgacccctgacctgtggaaggagacagTCTTTACCAAGTCTAcatatcaggaattcactgaccaccttgtcaagacccacaccagagtccccgtgcagcggacccaggctccagctgtggctacaacataggctttttatacaagaaaaataaagtgaattaagcctgttaaaaaaaaaaaagatatagacataatagatacaatag from Rhinopithecus roxellana isolate Shanxi Qingling unplaced genomic scaffold, ASM756505v1 contig439, whole genome shotgun sequence carries:
- the LOC115896016 gene encoding 40S ribosomal protein S2-like, whose protein sequence is MTPVQRGGPEGRGARGGKAEDEEWMPVTKLGRLVKDMKIKSLEEIYLFSLPIKESEIIDFFLGASLKDEVLKIMPLQKQTRAGQRTRFKAFVAIGDYNGHVGLSVKCSKEVATAIRGAIILTKLSIVPVRRGYWGNKIGKPHTVPCKVTGRCGSVLVRLIPAPRGTGIVSAPVPKKLLMMAGIDDCYTSARGCTATLGNFAKATFDAISKTYSYLTPDLWKETVFTKSTYQEFTDHLVKTHTRVPVQRTQAPAVATT